A genomic region of Mesorhizobium sp. NZP2077 contains the following coding sequences:
- a CDS encoding leucyl aminopeptidase: MNPRPLIAFAKFAAPQTAANRKGTVFVLSADDGGLSDAATAYDPGKTLDRAFPVAEFSGKFAGVVEILAPEGTSLDRLVAVGAGKAAGLDEYAWLKLGGTIAASLRKATDVAVVLDLVGASADGMDAANLAAGILLRSYSFDKYKTRKDKDDAKADPKKPVKVTIHTADPAGAKKAFAETKAVVDGVLLARDLVNEPANVLGPVEFAAQAKELEALGVKVEILAEKEMKKLGMGSLLGVAQGSPRGARMAIMQWNGGKPKDSPIAFVGKGVTFDTGGNSIKPASGMEDMKGDMGGAAAVTGLMHALAARKAKANVVGIIGLVENAVDGHAQRPGDIVTSMSGQTIEVLNTDAEGRLVLADALWYCNDRFQPKFMVNLATLTGAIMVALGLHYAGLFSNNDELAERLAAAGQATQERLWRMPLGAEYDKLIDSKNADMKNIGGRYGGAIIAAQFLQRFVKDTPWAHLDIAGTAMGSPSSEINQSWGSGFGVRLLDRLVRDHYES, translated from the coding sequence ATGAACCCGAGACCGTTGATCGCCTTTGCAAAATTCGCCGCGCCTCAGACAGCGGCGAACAGGAAGGGCACCGTCTTCGTGCTGTCGGCGGATGACGGTGGCCTGAGCGATGCGGCCACGGCCTACGATCCCGGCAAGACGCTGGATCGGGCCTTTCCGGTGGCCGAGTTCAGCGGCAAGTTCGCCGGCGTCGTCGAGATTCTGGCACCGGAAGGAACGTCGCTCGACCGGCTGGTCGCGGTCGGCGCCGGCAAGGCGGCGGGGCTCGATGAATATGCCTGGCTGAAACTCGGTGGCACCATTGCGGCGTCGCTGCGCAAGGCAACCGACGTCGCCGTGGTGCTCGACCTGGTCGGCGCCTCGGCTGATGGCATGGACGCCGCCAACCTTGCTGCGGGCATTCTCCTGCGCAGCTACTCCTTCGACAAGTACAAGACCAGGAAGGACAAGGATGACGCAAAGGCCGATCCGAAAAAGCCGGTCAAGGTCACCATCCACACCGCCGACCCCGCGGGCGCCAAGAAGGCTTTCGCCGAGACCAAGGCGGTGGTCGACGGCGTGCTTCTGGCGCGCGACCTGGTCAACGAACCGGCAAACGTGCTGGGACCGGTCGAGTTCGCCGCCCAGGCCAAGGAACTCGAGGCGCTCGGCGTCAAGGTCGAGATCCTGGCCGAGAAGGAGATGAAGAAGCTCGGCATGGGCTCGCTGCTCGGCGTAGCCCAAGGCTCGCCTCGCGGAGCCCGCATGGCGATCATGCAGTGGAACGGCGGCAAGCCCAAGGACAGCCCGATTGCCTTCGTCGGCAAGGGCGTCACCTTCGACACCGGCGGCAATTCGATAAAGCCGGCTTCGGGCATGGAGGACATGAAGGGTGACATGGGCGGCGCCGCCGCCGTCACCGGGTTGATGCATGCCCTGGCCGCGCGCAAGGCAAAGGCCAATGTCGTCGGCATCATCGGCCTCGTCGAGAACGCCGTCGACGGCCATGCCCAGCGTCCCGGCGACATCGTCACCTCGATGTCGGGCCAGACCATCGAAGTGCTGAACACCGACGCCGAAGGGCGCCTCGTGCTCGCCGACGCGCTGTGGTACTGCAACGACCGCTTCCAGCCGAAATTCATGGTCAATCTGGCGACGCTGACCGGCGCCATCATGGTTGCGCTCGGCCTGCACTATGCCGGCCTGTTCTCCAACAATGACGAACTGGCGGAGAGGCTGGCGGCGGCGGGGCAGGCGACGCAGGAACGGTTGTGGCGCATGCCGCTCGGCGCCGAATACGACAAGCTGATCGATTCCAAGAACGCCGACATGAAGAACATCGGCGGCCGCTATGGCGGCGCCATCATCGCCGCGCAATTCCTGCAGCGCTTCGTAAAGGATACGCCCTGGGCGCATCTCGACATTGCCGGCACGGCGATGGGCTCGCCGTCGAGCGAGATCAACCAGTCCTGGGGTTCAGGCTTCGGCGTGCGCCTGCTCGACCGGCTGGTGCG
- the lptF gene encoding LPS export ABC transporter permease LptF gives MKVVERYIMRRAFVVFLAALVWTLAIVWTTQVLAKIDLVTDSGQSSLTFFEVAALILPSIIPIVVPFALVVAVAQTLSVMNSDSELAVVNAAGASRWTIARPIMLLALAASVFSFAVDNGIDPYARQKNRALVAESRADLLSLIIQEGTFRKIEDGLFLQIGERLPDNKLGGIFVADSREEGVNLVYYAKTGSVVERGGEKVLMMNDGVIHRKTLTGDLSVIRFTSYAFDMSAFMAAASSVTLLPKDQTTQYLLNPSPNDKSFQQNPQEYRAEIDQRFSEWTYSMVFALIALAVAGDARSHREARVNPLITAITISLFVRWLGFFAASKADEVPQYAYMVYGVPIVASAVAIWFIVSNRTMELPVAWADRMTNLASRFTDGWNALKLRWSRRGTSGQGIG, from the coding sequence ATGAAGGTCGTTGAACGCTACATCATGCGCCGCGCTTTCGTGGTCTTCCTGGCAGCGCTGGTCTGGACGCTGGCCATCGTGTGGACCACGCAGGTGCTGGCCAAGATCGATCTGGTCACCGACAGCGGCCAGTCGTCGCTGACCTTCTTCGAGGTCGCCGCCCTCATTCTTCCGTCGATCATTCCGATCGTCGTGCCTTTCGCGCTGGTGGTGGCGGTCGCCCAGACACTCAGTGTCATGAATTCGGATTCCGAACTCGCCGTCGTCAACGCCGCCGGCGCCTCGCGCTGGACGATCGCGCGGCCAATCATGCTTCTGGCCCTCGCCGCCAGTGTTTTTTCCTTTGCCGTCGACAATGGCATCGATCCCTATGCACGCCAGAAGAACCGGGCTTTGGTGGCGGAGTCGCGCGCCGACCTGTTGTCGCTGATCATCCAGGAAGGCACTTTCCGAAAGATCGAGGACGGGCTGTTCCTGCAGATTGGCGAGCGGCTTCCCGACAACAAGCTGGGCGGCATCTTCGTCGCCGATTCGCGCGAGGAAGGCGTCAATCTCGTCTACTACGCCAAGACCGGCAGCGTCGTCGAACGCGGCGGCGAAAAGGTGCTGATGATGAACGACGGCGTCATCCACCGCAAAACGCTCACCGGCGACCTTAGCGTCATCCGGTTCACTTCCTATGCCTTCGACATGTCGGCCTTCATGGCGGCGGCCTCCTCAGTGACGCTGTTGCCGAAGGACCAGACCACCCAGTACCTGCTCAATCCAAGCCCCAACGACAAGAGTTTTCAGCAAAATCCGCAGGAATACCGGGCCGAGATCGACCAGCGGTTTTCCGAATGGACCTATTCCATGGTTTTCGCGCTGATCGCGCTCGCGGTCGCCGGCGATGCGCGCTCGCATCGCGAGGCGCGCGTCAATCCTTTGATCACGGCGATCACCATATCCCTGTTCGTGCGCTGGCTGGGTTTCTTTGCCGCCAGCAAGGCCGATGAAGTGCCGCAATACGCCTATATGGTCTATGGCGTGCCGATTGTGGCTTCCGCCGTGGCCATCTGGTTCATCGTGTCGAACCGGACCATGGAACTGCCGGTGGCCTGGGCGGACAGGATGACGAACCTGGCCAGCCGCTTCACTGACGGCTGGAATGCCCTCAAACTGCGTTGGTCGAGGCGTGGCACTTCAGGTCAGGGGATCGGCTGA
- the lptG gene encoding LPS export ABC transporter permease LptG — protein MMGWTLGRYFFFRYVTITIWFFLGLLALVFLIDFTELSGRTTGLPGFTYGTAVAISGLRMPMIMLQTVPFVGLFSAMATLVSLNRRYELVIARSAGVSAWQFLLPCCIGALLFGFVSVGLINPLAAHAFSLSEQIETQLRSGKSNTVSADAAPWIRQKTATGDTIIGARAILNQGLEMADVVFFILDPKGNIVERTDAARAYLRDGYWELQDVKTFRNGTIQPAASDRVPTNLKPEFVQERLARPETIPFYDLPGKIEVARSFGLKANAFAMQFDSLVALPFLLVAMTLIAATVSMRFARMGQSATMILGGVVAGFLLYVVSVLVKAFGVAGFVPTAIAAWVPVVVAMFFGVTFLLYKEDG, from the coding sequence CTGATGGGCTGGACACTGGGCCGTTATTTCTTCTTCCGCTATGTGACGATCACGATCTGGTTCTTCCTGGGCCTGCTGGCGCTAGTGTTCCTGATCGATTTCACCGAGCTGTCCGGCCGCACCACCGGCCTGCCCGGTTTCACCTATGGGACGGCGGTGGCCATTTCGGGCCTTCGTATGCCGATGATCATGCTGCAGACGGTGCCGTTTGTCGGCCTGTTCTCGGCAATGGCGACACTGGTTTCGCTCAACCGCCGTTACGAGCTGGTCATCGCGCGGTCCGCCGGCGTTTCCGCCTGGCAATTCCTTTTGCCATGCTGCATCGGAGCGTTGCTGTTCGGCTTTGTCTCGGTCGGGCTCATCAACCCGCTCGCCGCGCATGCCTTCTCCTTGTCCGAGCAGATCGAGACCCAGTTGCGCTCCGGCAAATCAAATACGGTTTCGGCCGATGCCGCACCCTGGATTCGCCAGAAAACCGCCACCGGTGACACCATCATCGGTGCGCGGGCCATCCTCAACCAGGGCCTCGAGATGGCCGATGTCGTCTTCTTCATCCTCGATCCGAAAGGCAATATCGTCGAGCGCACGGACGCCGCCCGCGCCTATCTGCGGGACGGCTACTGGGAATTGCAGGATGTGAAGACCTTCAGGAACGGCACCATCCAGCCCGCGGCCAGCGATCGTGTGCCAACCAATCTGAAGCCCGAATTCGTGCAGGAGCGGCTGGCGCGCCCGGAGACCATTCCGTTCTACGACCTGCCTGGAAAAATCGAGGTTGCCCGTTCCTTCGGCCTCAAGGCAAATGCCTTTGCCATGCAGTTTGATTCGCTGGTGGCGTTGCCGTTCCTTCTCGTCGCCATGACGCTGATTGCGGCAACAGTTTCAATGCGATTTGCGAGAATGGGGCAATCGGCGACGATGATTCTGGGTGGCGTCGTTGCCGGGTTTCTGCTTTATGTCGTTTCGGTGCTGGTGAAGGCATTCGGCGTGGCGGGATTCGTACCGACAGCCATAGCCGCCTGGGTGCCGGTCGTGGTAGCTATGTTCTTCGGGGTGACT